In a single window of the Mucilaginibacter defluvii genome:
- a CDS encoding lipid A deacylase LpxR family protein gives MNLKHTLLLLCLLSGLQTMAQTHRNEFGFQSDNDSFLAQGSDRYYTNGLFVFFRRGLNVNDTTRFKNKVLGIELGQKIFNPASGQTPDRDMVDRPFAGYLYAGVNLNYLYSNESNLKLGAQIGMVGPAALGRQAQEVIHNTFGFYELQGWEYQIRNNFQFNLSGEYNRLLGRAGKDADISLNTYANLGTGFTGAGAGFLVRLGKFNQLFNSVSMQSTAIKQRGFEPLNKHEFFFYLRPTLRYVAYDATIEGSLFTKSDNSVEVRLTRKPVVFSQQFGVTYGGERWIFDLSAIFQTKDTKEMLKAHQWGSATILYRFN, from the coding sequence ATGAACCTCAAACATACCTTGCTCCTGCTTTGCCTGTTATCGGGCCTGCAAACCATGGCGCAAACTCATCGCAACGAGTTTGGCTTTCAAAGCGATAACGATTCTTTTCTGGCCCAGGGGTCTGACCGTTATTATACCAACGGCTTATTCGTATTCTTTAGGCGGGGATTAAATGTTAACGATACCACACGTTTTAAAAACAAAGTGTTAGGCATCGAACTGGGTCAAAAAATCTTCAACCCGGCAAGCGGCCAAACGCCTGACCGGGATATGGTTGACAGGCCTTTTGCCGGTTATTTATATGCCGGAGTTAACCTTAACTACTTATACAGTAACGAGAGCAACCTTAAACTGGGTGCGCAAATAGGTATGGTAGGCCCTGCCGCGCTCGGCCGCCAGGCGCAGGAAGTGATACATAATACCTTCGGCTTTTATGAACTGCAAGGTTGGGAATACCAAATACGTAACAACTTTCAATTCAATTTATCGGGCGAATATAATCGGTTGCTTGGTCGAGCGGGTAAGGATGCCGATATATCGTTAAACACTTACGCTAATCTGGGTACAGGCTTTACAGGCGCGGGCGCGGGCTTTTTGGTAAGGCTGGGTAAGTTTAACCAGTTATTTAATTCGGTTAGTATGCAAAGTACCGCCATTAAGCAACGTGGTTTTGAACCGCTAAATAAGCATGAATTCTTCTTTTATCTGCGCCCTACCCTACGTTACGTGGCTTACGATGCTACGATTGAAGGCAGCCTGTTTACAAAATCTGATAATAGTGTTGAGGTAAGGCTTACACGTAAACCCGTAGTATTTAGCCAGCAATTTGGCGTTACCTATGGCGGCGAGCGCTGGATATTTGACTTATCGGCCATCTTCCAGACGAAAGACACCAAGGAGATGCTCAAAGCCCACCAGTGGGGATCAGCAACTATATTATACCGGTTTAATTAA
- the arfB gene encoding alternative ribosome rescue aminoacyl-tRNA hydrolase ArfB, with product MNANKAELQKEVFYKTSRSGGKGGQNVNKVSTKVELLFSVEDSSLFNDDEKALLNSRFQSRFNKDGLIQVVCDEERSQYLNKEKALEKLIALLGKALKVDKPRKPTKVSRAVKAARAENKRRQSARKETRKRNFDY from the coding sequence ATGAATGCAAACAAGGCGGAACTGCAAAAAGAGGTGTTCTACAAAACCTCGCGCAGCGGTGGCAAAGGCGGGCAAAACGTTAACAAAGTATCAACCAAAGTGGAGCTGCTGTTTTCTGTAGAGGACTCATCATTGTTTAACGATGACGAAAAAGCGTTGCTAAATAGCCGTTTTCAATCACGCTTTAATAAAGATGGCTTGATACAGGTAGTGTGTGACGAGGAGCGCAGCCAGTATTTAAACAAAGAGAAAGCGCTCGAAAAACTGATAGCACTGCTGGGTAAGGCTTTAAAGGTTGATAAACCGCGTAAGCCAACAAAGGTAAGCCGTGCCGTTAAAGCCGCACGTGCCGAAAACAAACGCAGGCAATCAGCCCGAAAAGAGACCCGTAAACGAAACTTTGATTATTAA
- the cmk gene encoding (d)CMP kinase, producing the protein MNNNIVVAIDGFSSCGKSTIAKALAKKLNFVYIDTGAMYRAVTLYFLRNEVDVADEKQVETALNNIHINLKTTDGQVSILLNDEDVSEEIRQMHVASNVSKIAAIPAVRHAMVKQQQLMGKSTNIIMDGRDIGTTVFPDAQVKLFMTADPKIRAERRYKELVVKQPDITMEEVFENLALRDHDDTTRKESPLVQANDAIVLDNSYLTPDEQLEFALNKIKPFIKE; encoded by the coding sequence ATGAATAACAATATAGTTGTAGCCATTGATGGTTTCTCATCGTGCGGTAAAAGCACCATTGCCAAAGCCTTAGCCAAAAAACTCAATTTCGTTTACATCGATACCGGCGCCATGTACCGGGCCGTTACGCTCTACTTTTTACGTAATGAGGTTGACGTAGCCGACGAAAAACAAGTTGAAACCGCGCTCAACAATATTCATATCAACCTTAAAACTACTGATGGGCAGGTCAGCATTTTGTTAAATGATGAAGATGTATCTGAGGAGATCAGGCAGATGCATGTAGCCTCAAATGTGAGCAAGATAGCCGCTATACCGGCTGTGCGCCACGCTATGGTAAAGCAGCAGCAACTGATGGGCAAATCCACTAATATTATTATGGATGGCCGCGATATAGGCACTACTGTTTTCCCGGATGCACAGGTAAAATTATTCATGACGGCCGACCCGAAAATTCGTGCTGAACGCCGTTACAAAGAGCTGGTAGTTAAACAGCCTGACATTACAATGGAAGAGGTTTTTGAAAACCTTGCCCTGCGCGACCATGACGATACTACCCGCAAGGAAAGTCCGCTGGTACAGGCCAACGACGCGATAGTGTTAGACAACAGCTACCTCACGCCTGATGAGCAACTCGAATTCGCGTTGAATAAGATCAAGCCTTTTATTAAGGAATAA
- a CDS encoding dCMP deaminase family protein produces MKPSFDNIFMNLATDLARRSHCVKAHVGAVLVKDTRIISIGYNGPPSGTHNCDEEWPDTGCPRDARGSCSLALHAEENAILYAVKNGANLQGATLYTTLSPCLPCARLIFSAGIKHVFYNKSYAAYKGLPSDEGVDFLNRFGVVAERFENEIIP; encoded by the coding sequence ATGAAACCCAGTTTTGATAATATATTTATGAATCTTGCGACCGACTTAGCCCGCCGGTCGCATTGTGTTAAAGCGCACGTGGGGGCGGTGTTGGTTAAGGATACGCGCATTATTTCCATCGGCTACAACGGGCCGCCTTCGGGCACGCATAACTGTGATGAGGAATGGCCTGACACCGGTTGCCCGCGCGATGCCCGTGGTAGTTGCTCATTGGCCCTGCACGCCGAGGAGAATGCTATATTATATGCTGTAAAGAATGGTGCGAATTTGCAGGGCGCTACATTATATACCACGCTGTCGCCATGCCTGCCATGTGCCAGGCTGATATTTTCGGCAGGTATAAAGCATGTATTTTACAATAAATCGTACGCGGCGTACAAAGGTTTGCCGAGCGATGAAGGGGTCGACTTTCTGAACCGCTTTGGTGTAGTTGCCGAGCGATTTGAAAATGAGATTATTCCTTAA